The sequence GTGACAGTAATAAAAAGATGCATGGCAGTAGTTAATCACAAGACGAGTGACTGTAGTTAATAACGAGACCAATGACTGTAAAAGTTACAAAATAGGAGTGATATCTATATCTGCGATAGCGTCTCGTTTTCCTAATCTAGACTCCATCCATTGAACCACTTCCTTAGAGGTCGCCCTGAAGGTCGTTAATTTACCACCATAGAGCGTCATAAGCCTAGGGTGAGTAAAACTAGTCTTGAGTAATATCTCTCTTGAGCGATCGAATGAACTGCCATTGAGCTGAGGCAGCACTCTTACCCCGCAAAAAGTATCTGTAATTAAGGCTTCAAGCTGTTCAGCACTCCCCTGAGCCGGGAAGTAATGTTTATATATCCCAAGCAGGTAATAGATCTCTTCTCGCGTCGACTCAGGTTTACCGTTTAGCTCTTCCAGGACTGTTTCAGTAGTCCCGAGTAAGGTTTTCCCCTTCCAGGGCATCACAAACACCACTCTTTTATCGAAGCAAGACTCCAGATACAAGATCCCATCGGGAGCGGGAATGTCCAATAGAAGATGAGAGCCTTGCACTAAGTCAACACGCTCTTTTGCCATAGGAGGGACTAAGCTTTCTATCACATCATTGACCCAGGGACCGGCAGCATTGATAACACAAGACGCTCTTTGTACCACTAGATTATCCTGATAAAGATAACTCACCTCACAGTAGTCAGGCTTATGGACAATCACGCCACTTTCAGCATGGTTGAGGACTTGCGCCCCTAGATCCTGAGCACTTCTCACTACAGCTTGGGTCAGTGCTTTATCATCGGTCTGCGCGTCCCAGTATCTGAACACGGCTTTTAATCCTTGCAGCTTTAATCCGGTAATGTTTGACCACTCCACCGTAGGCAAGCTAGTGAACCGGCCCAGAGGATCGAATTCACTCAGTATTGAATATGCCGTTAATCCGGCACGTATCGCCCATTGGTTGCGTTGGCTCGTGTCGTAAACAGGTATGTAAAAAGGTACCGCTTTCACTAGGTGGGGCGCGAGACGAAGCAAGGCTCGACGCTCAGATAAGGAGTTTCTAACCAGAGATATTTGTCCAGTCTCGAGGTAACGCAGACCACCATGAATTAACTTGCTTGAGTTAGCAGAGGTTTGCCCACCAATGGCGCCTTTCTCGAGTAATAAGACACTGTAACCTGCTGCAGATGCACATTGAGCAATGCCAGCCCCATTGATCCCACCTCCTATGATCACAACATCTATTGTATCCATGGTTTTCTCTATTTACTCGAATAAAACCAAGATAGCACAATTATTTAACCAAAGTTTAGACCTGACCTTTCTATCATCGAGAGTCGCTTCACTTAGTTGAAGTTAGTAATTGATAGGCTTGATCACATAGGCGTTTTAATTCAGTAAAAACTGCTGGTTCCACCCCAAGTTTACATCGCATTTTCTCGGGGATTGTTGCCGCTAATTCCTCCAATGTCTTGCCTGATTGAGTAATATGCAGCACTCTAACTCTCTCATCTTTTTCACTGCGACCACGACTCACTAAACCTTTCGCCTCCAAGCGTTTAAGTAGAGGTGTCAAAGTGCCCGAATCCAAATGGAGTTTCTCCCCTAGTGTTTTCACGCTTATGCCTTGGTGCTGCCACAGTACCAACATGGCTAAATACTGAGGATAGGTAAGATCTAATTCATTCAATAATGGGCGGTATGCTCTCACCATGGCATTACTGGCACTGTACAGGGAAAAGCAGACTTGATTATCGAGTGAAAGGGGGTTGGTATCTTTTACGTTAGGCATAATAGCAAAACCACAGTGTTATATTGTGCACAATATACTTGCATATCGTGAATAAATCGACTTTTTCCATAAAAAGAAGCAAAATACACGAACAAGACTGTAAATTATCAAAATTAATTTACGCTGAGTATGCTTGCCGAAACATGTCAATAATCTGTCTTTAAACCAGTAAGCTAGAAGCGGTAAGGCTTTCGGCTCACCTCTATATTATGACACTTTAGCACTCTGCTTAAAAAACCTTCTTCTAGAAAAAACTTCAAGATTCAATGGATTGATTTTTATTCTGCATTGGCATAGATTTGCACCTAAAATTATCTATCTAGACCGTAAATCTAGTTGTCTTCAGAAGATCAACTGGGCATTGCTTCAAAGGAGTTATAAATGAAAGCAATCATATCTATCATCTGTTTACTGTTTGCAGGAAGCGCAATAGCGGAGTGTGAACAAAATACACACCTCACTGAAATCCCCTATGCTAAAAACAGCTCTTACTTTCCCAGTAAATACGCCAAACAGTTGGATGAATTAATAAAAAATACATCAGACAAATCAGGCTACTTACTACTCGAGTTTCAGATTTTAAAACATCAATCAAACGACGATGCCCGTAAATACAATATGTGGCTGGCAAATCGACGTATAGATAGAATAAAAGAATATCTGACTAATTCACATTACTCGGCACCTGTCATTAGCCGTATTTTAACGGCCAGTAACGAAGATCTCAGAGATGTCAGTATAAGTTGGTGTAATGGTGCCCAATCTAGTTCTGCGGCGACCCTAGCTGTAGCGAATCAGCA is a genomic window of Shewanella psychrophila containing:
- a CDS encoding glycerol-3-phosphate dehydrogenase/oxidase, which codes for MDTIDVVIIGGGINGAGIAQCASAAGYSVLLLEKGAIGGQTSANSSKLIHGGLRYLETGQISLVRNSLSERRALLRLAPHLVKAVPFYIPVYDTSQRNQWAIRAGLTAYSILSEFDPLGRFTSLPTVEWSNITGLKLQGLKAVFRYWDAQTDDKALTQAVVRSAQDLGAQVLNHAESGVIVHKPDYCEVSYLYQDNLVVQRASCVINAAGPWVNDVIESLVPPMAKERVDLVQGSHLLLDIPAPDGILYLESCFDKRVVFVMPWKGKTLLGTTETVLEELNGKPESTREEIYYLLGIYKHYFPAQGSAEQLEALITDTFCGVRVLPQLNGSSFDRSREILLKTSFTHPRLMTLYGGKLTTFRATSKEVVQWMESRLGKRDAIADIDITPIL
- a CDS encoding MarR family winged helix-turn-helix transcriptional regulator, with product MPNVKDTNPLSLDNQVCFSLYSASNAMVRAYRPLLNELDLTYPQYLAMLVLWQHQGISVKTLGEKLHLDSGTLTPLLKRLEAKGLVSRGRSEKDERVRVLHITQSGKTLEELAATIPEKMRCKLGVEPAVFTELKRLCDQAYQLLTSTK